The region GAGGTTTGAAACAACAAAcgagaaataaagaaattactCGATGCTAATTATGCAAATTACTCAATATAATTACTCCGTATTTTTATATTCAACCCCTCCCCCAGCAagaagaaaatgcagaacaaaaaatagaacaatATTTACACAATGGTTACAATACTATTTTCCCAAATCTGAataatttcattgttttaaaataattataaatatgcacattcattgaaaaaaatattttatatataattaaattttTTCATGTGTGGTTGTTGTCCCTCATTAGTTAAGTTTTTATTCAAATTATGAAGTATAATTTTCCACATCTTCTTTGTGTCATGTTAAACTTTCAACAAGCAAGGCGGAACCCATTCAAAATATAAGTTTATGTCATTCTGgtacacattttgtttacaaagtGGTTAATGTTTCAAAGATTATGCATGCTTGAGTCAGATCTTCAAATCAGATTATCTGGCAAACTTTCATCCTTCAGGCTCCTGTAGCTAGGATTGGTGTTTAATCAGGCCTGGATTTATAAACCCTCTTCTGTGTTTTCCTGAGCCCCCTGGACTAATGAGTCTGTGACCCATAAGCTTTTATTTAGCCTCTTGAAAGTTCAATCTATATCCAGTACTGAGGGAAGGCCTCTCACAGTTTTAACTAAGTACAGGACTATTAGTAATTAAAGTGATGTGCAGGACATACATATTCTCTTGGTAagaatttatgtactgtatgaagagaAGGAATCCTCCCATTAACTTTATGCTTATGATGATAGTACAGAAAGGAGGAAAATACTGTTCCAAGGCACAATGTCACATCTGTTCTGTGATTATGCACTGCAGTAATAGTCAATTCAGAAAATTTAGTCAGTTTTGTGAACTATTGTTCACATGCCAGGTCTGcagcataatatactgtacttctttcaACTTGGATGTGTGTAGCGGCAATTGAAAACAGTGTCATCTTTGTAATTATTTCACTTTCATATGCATGTCTGTATTGTCATGGgaaattaatcattttcaaagatgtacaaatgaaatattaaaattagtatTAATCATGCATGCTTCCATTTTTACACATCTAACCAGTATGAAAacaatactttttattttgtacaaaaacaatattaacaaACATATCAGGTATAAAACCTTTTGTTACAAtagttaataatttaaaaaattagcatcacttattttatttaaatccagCTCGTAACAACATTATTTACGCAGAAGGAGTCTGTATGGGGCTAAATAAATACtacaatttattttgtaaatgtagaacatttagaattttaaaaagacTGGGGGACGTATCAAAACTGGCAACAATTAAGTTTTTAATCAAGAGCAAACTGAAAAGGAATTTCCTGATGGGTGAAAAATCCACATTCtataaaaagacaaactctGAGCACACAGTTTCTTTTCTTACAActaaaaacttcaaaagaagaTTGGTTACACAGTACCAACATTTTAGGAGAGATAAAATGGGATTTCTAGGGAGATTAtcgtttatttttataaaggaaGTCTTGGATGtaagtaaatgtactgtaaatcacaaAGCAGGACctgcaaacacatactgtaactcagaAAAATCAAGTCAAAACATGGCACTCTTTCTCCTCTGTTCAAGAACCCAGCCATAAGGATTTATGTCCAACTGCAGCATTGTCAGAACCCATTTGTCTTTCCTCGCTCCTTCAATGAACTCATCCAGTGTAAGCTGCCctacaaaataatacattaaatgttattttccaaAAGCGAGAAATGTGTTACAAAGGAAGAGGTTCAGTGAGCCAGCTTTGTAAGTCAAACGAATAAAGTCAAATGTAAGTAATGAATGCTCTTCGCCACACCCATTGTTAGATAATGAaccaatgtttttaatttttttggtgatgtactgtatgcttagGCTTTAAAACCTaagctgtaaaaaataattattcaattttaataatggggtacagtacaaacagaaaaacacatcaCTTTTAAAGAGTAAATACTTGTACTACATATTGTTGTTTGCAGTTAAATGTGCTCAGAATAAATTAGTTAATCAATCAATTCAtaattaaatatgtttctgtatTTACCATCTCCATTCGCATCCACTATTTGAAATATTCTTTCACAGACTTCATCTGGTGTTAGGAACTGAGTTGCCTTGTCTTGTCTGGAGTTCTTTTTCAGTTTATAAATCGCCTTAAAAGGAAGGAAACAATGAAAACTTTGTCAGTTGTAGAATTCAAGGATTATCCTAATATCTATATTGTGCTTTTTATAGACATACACATTTGAAAGTAACCATCAATTTGATCAATCATAAATTATTGATAATATTCTCTGATTTATCAAATAAGCAACTTCGGTAGGCATCACCTTTAATAGAATGTCATTCCAATATTTAAGTAATTTAGGTAGGGGGGCTAAAATGTTTCCCCTGCATATATACAGAAAGTtttgcaaactattttttttacatttaaagtgagaattatttgattttttaaaatatcattcagGAACGTTGGTTAAACTGTGTTCTTCAGAAACGGTACTTGTTGATTCGAGCTTTGTATTAATTTGTATTCAATTATTTACAGATCCGGGAACTCAGTGGGGGATTTTCTTATTGACAGTCTCATCTTTTGCTAATTAAGACAGGCACGTGTCCTCTGACCTCTGGATTTAGTGGATTACTCACCAGCTGCTCTGAGACCAGCAACAACATCAACAGCTCCGGAGTGTGAAATGTCGGAATCGTATACAGTATACGCGATTTTATATTATGATCTGATTGCAGAACATCCATTGTTTATTAAATAGTTCTATGTGTTCTCAAGTTCCATAGGACATTTAGTCATCCGTCCGATTTCCATGTTGTAACAGGAACTGTGTCAACAGTTAGCGAATAGGAAAGCATCTTTCCCATTTGATAAACACTTCTCTCTCCGACGCCTACTGTTAGTTTTAGAAAATCTAGTTATCATATCTCCCTTTACTCCAAATATGAATTACCTGAATAATCTCACGAAGCTCACTCTTGTCCACACATCCGTTTCCGTCCTTATCATAGACTTTGAAGGACCACCTGAGTTTGTGTTCCAGTTTGCCTCTTAATACAAGATTCAAGGCGGCTACATATTCCAAGAAATCGATGGTATTGTCCTACACATcgaaaaaggaaatgaaaggtCTCTTAGAGCACATCTCTTATTGGAAAACATAGCCCAACATGTCATTTGTAGTAAACGTTTCGGAAAGTCGGTGAACAAATTAGAGATATTTTGGGGAAACACTGAACCCTGTTAGAGATTAAAGAACAAACAATTCACAGCTAAACAGAACGCCGTCAACACCGGTAAATACGTGTTGCACATCAAGGTTTACACAGGTGATCAGTTGTGAATCCCCTCGTTtgtctactgtacatacagtatgtgaatagcGTGATTCTCTATTTAACGACTGCAGGTTTTTATTAcagaacatgttttaaaaaagtgctgttagtTGACAGGATACCATGGATTCAATACGATGGCATTTATGGGACGAAGAATCCCATAAAATCTAACGAACTGGACAAATCTGTTGTGTAATGTTAAGTcgcaaaagttgtttttttaaaaggcgtCTTTTCTCACCCCATTTTTGTCGAAGGCTCTGAACATACTGTCTGCGTATTCCGAAGCATCACAGTTCGGGTTAATGCCGAAAAACCTCTTGAATTCGTGTAAGAACAATGTCCCGCTCGGACATTCCACTACAAACTTCTTGTACATTTCCTGCAGCTCCGCCACATcgatttcttctgttttcattttgatagAGCACTGTGGTTGCTCCATCACCAGTAGAGCTGTCCGCGGTGCTGAAACCAGCTTCTATGATACTGAAGCGGCAAACGGCAGGCTGATCTTCCAGGCTTTTCAGGCAGACTTGCCAAGTGCTCTGTTGGGCACGTAGTGTATACAAGGTTTATATACGGCAGGTAATTAGGTTGAAGACATTAAGGTTAGTACTGCAGATGGTATATTTTTAGATTAATTGAAAGTCCACTTGAGGTCATCTGTCTTGTAATAGGAGAGCTAAGTGATACGACAAATATCAGGAGTACCAGTTTGAgatgaggaaaaacaaaaataaatttaagaaaGAAATTCACATAATTATATATCTTTCTTATACAAGATGTttttaagatgatttttttaaatgttattttttcatagTTGTATCTTGATTGAGATGTCCCTGCATAGCACACATTACATTGTGTGGACAGTGCATTTTGAACCAAGATTTGCTAAGCTAATAGGCTGCCAGCTGATTATTTTAGACTCTGATTAACCTTTCTTTGCAAAATTAATATGTGGAGTAATGCAAGGAGTTGAGATCCCGCAAAATCCGTGACCAATTAGTGCAACAGTGAGagtaattgaataaattaacatACTTGCTGTCTGTACAGGGCATAACAATGAAATATAAGGGCACTCACTGTACCAATCAGGCTTTATATCACTAGTAATGAGTCACAAACCTCCTTAAACCTGTGTAAGCTACCCCACAGAAGACACACCAGAAGACTGATTGTGAAAGCACATTTGTAACACTTACAAAGCAATGAGTGGCAAAACTAAGTATCGATCTTAGTCTTGCTTTCTCATGTCTTATGTACAGAGCCTAAATAAAGAGATGTTCTATCATATCCAAGAGTCTGTTCATCTGTCTACTGGAGAAATATTGGGAAATTATTGTGTTGAACAGGAGGTACAATAATTGTACCAATAATTGTGCATACTGAAATTCTTCCTCCTAAAAACATCTATTTATGTTAAACCAACTGTCTGGAACTGCAAGCTGAGAATAATATGAATTTACTAGATGGGATTTGCTGTGATTATAATAACTGGAAAAAAGCATGCATGCAACTTTTACGTACATTCATGAATTCAGAAATTATGCTATTTTAATcagcattttaatcattttaatcatCTGACCCTCTATAACAGAGCCCCTAATCACATCTacctaaactgtttttttttaatttcacatacaACTCTAGTCTGCATAAGATGCTGCTTTCTTGTTCAATGATTTTAACATAGATTGAGTCTAATtaaagtaagaaaaaatatggtgtccataaaaaacaaactgataacTCCCACAAAGATAACAGCCTTTTACGATAAAGAACAGATACAGTAGAAAGATATGTTCTTACAGTGGACAGCAATTACACTTACTTTTTCAGCCTGCTTCTGTATGCTTAGTTAATGCAAAGAATCTGTTATAAGAGGATTGCTTTGCTAAAGCTGAACCCATacccctttaaaataaattattttctgagCTGGAATTGAATTCTTCAGTCGTTTCAAGGGGCACTTAAAGGCATAAGTGTAGCACCCATTTCTCTTTAAGAGACACAGTACTTAACTGTATTTCTTAGTCTACAGTCCACGATCAGAAGGTCTTGATGGTATTTACTCTGTTTCTGAGTAAAtatagattaaaaaaattaattaggTTTTGTCTTTCATATGATGACAAGTACACATTTCCTTGTACTACAAATTAGATAAATGTGcatattaaataatacaaaaatttaaatataatatgaaTTGTACAGGATGATTctaaagtttatacagtaggcaTATATAATCAGAACTCTGTACCATGAAAACAATATAATGCATGATTGGCCTAAATATAAATGAGATCAGAAAAACAAACTCATGGATTACAAAGCCATGCACATTACTATTGATCACAAATGTTTGTACCCTAAGAATGCACTTCATGCCTTGTAGTGAATGTGTTACCCGTGGTCCCACTTATACTGTGTGTCTCATTTACCTACCTGCACTCCATTTGTTCACTGTGTTACATTTCATTGCTTTCCAGTAAACAGTTTTAAGGATAATATTGTTCTAATAGGACAGTCAACTTCATAAATACTCCATATTTATGTATGAAAAAATGGTTAAGTGACCACAGGGATTTAGCAAGGTGAACTGGTAAATGTGATAAAAAAGAGAAGACCTCTTGAATGAAGCTGTCTTAGTTATTTCTGAACCATAGGCCAGTCGAGGTTACTGGCATCGTGCTAGCCACCTTAGTTAACCATAAGCAGGAACAGTTTTAAACTCATTACCGGACTTAAAATAGACTATGTTGTAACAGGCTAACAATTCATGTTATGTTTATTACTCAAAACTAATGCAGTAATAATTTACTGCATCACTGTGGATATTGTTTTATTCTTAAATAATTTCCTGAGGACAACAGAAATCAGTGTGCTGATTAATGGGCAGTATTTAGGTCAGAATACAGCTGTCCTTTCTGATGATGTGTTCTGTAATGTTTCAGTATAGTCCAAATCATTTTTATCCACTTGTATTCTACTGCATGTGGTACACTGGCCTTGATCTTTTCATTGGCTACGGAACAATTAAGGTAAAAGCATCCTTTACCTTACTTAACATTAGTGTGTCAACTTTAAATGTTATGGTCAGTCTGCCCTAGACCTCTGTTAAATAGCATGTGGAAACACAAACAATAGAAATGTTCTGTATTCAACACCTGAATTAATGTGttcatgtttaaaaatacactgtgttcatatttaaaaatatttgtgaagACCTTTTAGgttaattaaaatgtagttCTACCTTTATCTCAGATTTATatgattaaattataatttaattggTGAGCTCAATAAAATAAGCATGAGAGGAATACAGTATAGAatgcttacatacagtaattcagtactgtatttattttcaaaacaatgcTCAACTCACATCCCTTTCACTTTTCActtttcccccaaaaaacatCACCTGAAGTTTATAATTTTTAAAGAGAATTAtagtttattcatttttaataattctcCTTCTGATTTTCTAAAAGAGTTCTAAAAGGAAATTCATAtacaatgtttatttatttatttaaggaGTACTAAACCAATGTCCATAAAATGTCCATAATTCATTTTCATGTAAACTGGAGAAAGTTAAGTATAGGACATTAGTTTATATTTTGAAATTACAGCAATGAAATAAGTAACACAATAAAGACTGAGGTTCATGTTTTATGGCACTGTATGAAGAGTATGTATTAAAACTGCTCATACAAAGTCATGTCATATCTTATTGCAATGTCTTTTAGAAATAGTTCAGGttggtactgtagctgtgtcagcatgtgtaggctgtaaaggagcaagtaaaggtttattccatgctgaaaagagaagaaaataggctccacagccaaaacgttgtgtttccttacTTCTCTTTTTACAcccgaaaaaggctccacagccgaaacgttatgttttgtttctcctctttcagcatggagtatCTTTTAGAAATTGCTCActtgcacattttaaaatgtgacaagTCCTTTCATAAAGAGAAAAGGCCTCTTTACATTACAGCACGATCAAATCTCCCTTGTCATAAGTGAAAACATCGGCCAATACATGTGTCTTATGACTCAAACCACAAATTGTATCTTCATGCACATTCTTtcagaagattaaaaaaaatatgatggACACAATACGTGCTTCATCAGTTAAAGCATTGGCTCCCTCTTGTGGCCAACAAGTTGTAATAGCAACGTTAGCCAAATTCAATATAAACATTCAAACGTCACTTCCTGTTACATTTACGCAGAAAACAtactgcagctgtttaagggCTTAATAAACTAATGCAATTAATTCTGTTCTGATAATTAAAACAGGGGTTTATGTGGACccagtattatttttaaacaagccTTCGGAGCTATAAGTACGCATCTGTAATTGTTGCAGCAATGAAGGTGAGTGGGGGCGGTTTTGTTTTCGTTATCTAGCTGGCTGTAATTGTTTGCACATCACTGTCCAATACTAAGGCCGAAATCATGTGTTATTATGAATACTTCCGAGGCTGCTTATCGTATGGAGTGTTTTGTGACGTATTAAAAACAAACCGGTCGTCGTGCGTAGTGTCTTTCTTAGAAAGGGTGATTTTCCAGGGAAAGTATGAATTAAATGATCCGTGGTAAAAGCCGATACTGGCAATTAAATCTTTTAAGTGTTATGTCCCATTTAATACCAAGGCACGTGCTTTTTGTATACTTtaatgaactgtttttttatattacgATAAACTATACTGTGAACAGTACAGTACGCAACTCGTTTTGCTactttgtttcttttgcaaATGACAGCACTAAGAACAATCATGTGGGAAGTTTTAAAGCTGCAATTTTTAGTTTCTTGTGCTTcgctcattttaaaatggaattacAAATAGTTAAGACATTTAAGGGTTACATCTTAATCAAGGTGACGTTGCTGATATCATTGTGCTAGATATTTCGCTCAGATTGCCCCAGTAAGATGCACAGTTTAACCTGAATATAACTGGAGTACTTCGGATAAAAGCGTCAGGCTTTATTTTCAATAAAGTATTTAACATACCTATCTTATTAAAATGGTCATTTAATAGCAAGATCCAGTATTTTATCCCTGCTTATTAACATGCAGAATTAGTTTGGGTACAAAAATTACTTTGATCTGAATTAACTGTATAGCACTTTAGATGTAGACAGCCATGATTGTTTACTTGCAAACCTTAAATTTCCAAAAATTTAATTAGTAGATGAGGTATTAGAAACAAAAGATGTATCTGGAAGACAGTTTTCATTTAACATGAACTTATTAGTATGCGTCTGAAAGGAACAAAAATTTCATTCTTTTATTGACAGGGACCCAACACAGACTCTGAGACTGTGGAGGACCTGGGCTCATCAGAGAACTCAAACACCGAACAGCTCCCACCGTACCTGAGAGACGAACCACCAGAAGGTAAATTGCTGCCTAGTTTTACGATTCAGTGGGGCAGCTAATTTGTTGCATCTTTCAATTAAGAAAAGGATGTAGTAGTTCCAAGCACTCTTAGAGATCAGATAAGCAGAGATTACATCAAGGCTGCTCAAACCACGGCCTTCCCAATGCATTCCTGGGCAAATCTGACTGATTGGACATCAGTACATCAAACTGAGGTACTGGTTTCATTGACATACCACACCAGAGCAGATCGGAAGGTTTGCATATTGAAGAATAGACACAGAACATCATGGGCTTTTCCCTAGTTGCTggctggatgtacagtatagcagttTACTATCCCTTTCCCAGTTCCAAACGGGCTGACCCTAAACTCTGCTGGATTGCCACCTTCAAGAGTGAGGATTGGAGTGGTTCTAAAGCCACTTCCAAAGAAGGGGAGCAGGAACTGGCctcagaagaaaaaacaaacatgcagCTCAAGAACAAGACTCTTACAGCCAAAAGACAACCTAATCCCTTACTGCATAGCTCATACAGCCCAAACAGGCTACCATGCTCACCCCGGTGTTTTATAACAGCAGCCCTGTTTAATTGACTACACCAAATCAAATTCCACATGAAGAATTCCTCTCCAATTAATATATTAGAATGAGGTCTTgattttgaattaatttaagTATAAAAGCCCGGGCTAATgtcttattaaattattaattcaatTGGATAGTTAAGATCATTTATGAGGATGGTGTGGCAAATGTCAAAGACTGGAGTTTCCCAGTTCTGATATTACAGTTCACAGTATTTCCATTGTGATTAGGGGTATAAGGATCAAgggagttttaaaaaatatttcccttTACCCATTGAACTGAAAGACACATGTAGTTTAAAAAGGCATTACATGACAGTAACATGCTAACCTCAAAATATTCCTCTTCTCTCTTTTGCAATTTAAGTTTATGTCAATTTCACAGTCATTTATGATGGGGGGAGGGGATTAAGATGAGAAATAGAGAACTCAAGacttcattttatttgttgagATTGGTTAATTTATGAGATGTTATGGATTaagatatttgaacattttaaatggaGTAAAATGAGTTTGCCATTCATTTATATCCAACATATGATTAATAgttttacacttatatagtgcttttctggacactccactcaaagcgctttacaggtaatggggattcccctccaccaccaccaatgtgcagcatccacctggatgatgcaacggcagccatagtgtgccagaacgctcaccacacatcagctatcagtggggaggagagcagagtaatgaagccaattcatagagggggattattaggaggccatgattggtaagggccaatgggaaatttggccaggacaccggggttacacccctactcttttcgagaagtgccctgggatttgtaatgaccacagagagtcaggacctcagttttacgtctcatccgaaggacggcgcctgtttacagtatagtgtccccgtcactatactggggcattaggacccacatggactgcaggggggtgagcgccccctgctggccccactaacatctcttccagcagcaaccttagtttttcccaggaggtctcccatccaggtactgaccagactcacacctcctgagcttcagtggggtgccagttgtgagtcgtagggtgatatggctgctagggtaaatcaatcaatcaattgtACAGTTCTGCTGTACAAAACCAACTATTCTCCATAATACTTAATTTATGTATTATGTATAAATGCAAAGTCACCATATAAAATAATCAATGCAATTACAATTAAAACTCTTAAGAAACTTTCTGTTGACCTCTGCTTTTAGCATGACAATACAGAGAttaacaatgaaacaaaaacttaattttattttgttacttttaAATTATATCTGTCATTTAATGTCTGGAAATCCCTGAAAAGATTTACTTCTCCATGATTTCTCAGTTAGCAGtttttatattgtgcaataccaTGTTGCAGCTGATATTGGTACAAGTTGCTGTTGATTCTAACTTCTGTTTCCAAAAGCTGATTGTTTTAAACTGACTTTCATGGGTGATAAATGTTCTGGTGACACAAAAACGTTGTTTGCATTACAGTGTAAAATGCCCTAGCAGGAGCACAATTGAGTTTAGTAGACAGAAGACGTattgtggtgctgtgtgtttatttttgggTTAAAAGAAGTGTTTGCAGACTCTTAATTAGATGAAACCTGTGTGTCTATCTCTTGCCATTATACTGTAAGTGGGACTCTGGAGTCCCTTGGATTGTCATCAAATATGCCTGGTTTCAAATATGAAGGCCAGTTTCTGTGAGTGGCAGAAAATCACCTGAATTTCTGAGTGCACTACGTTTTAGACATGGTAAGTTGTTTGACCATGAAGtgagtttgtgttttaaaaaaggagCTTGGCAGTCACATATTCTGTAAATCACAGAATCAGAATTTACTGTGTACatctatttttaaatactgttctAATACTGCAAGTAGCGATCTTAATTAGTATATTGGACTAGGCTAAAATAGGCTAAATGCTGTGTCCTTCTTTCTTGCTACTGTAGCTGCGTTGCACAGCTTTAGTGCTGAGAGGCTGCAATCTGGAAGGTCTTACAGGTCACTTTCTAATGCTAGCATATCTGAAGAATGGAGGAGAGGTACAGAATTGATCCAGACAAGTTAGTAATTAGCTGAGGTAGATAGTTAAGAGCTTAGGTGGAATGATCACCATGAAGTACTAGTTGTGTACTCCCGCAATGTAGAGCAATGTAATGTTTGCCTTCATGTACGATTACATACTCTGCCGAATGTAAAATGCAGTACGTATAACAGTCTGTCTTGTTCAGCAGAAGGTGTACGTTAAAAATTTAAGgcctaaacattttttgtttttatatttgcgTAATAAAAGCTAAAACATCACCGTGTCCTGGATTTCTAGAAGTGCTCTGAGTTTTTCCACATTTGCTCCAGTAGGATACAGCATGGCATGGGAGAATTATGTGAGACGTGCCATCATGCCAGTGTCCTGTAGGGGGACCTCTAGTCTAACAATTGGACATGTTGATTCATTGAGTCATTTTGACCTTATTCAGACGAaaggccttttttttccctcagatTTAGAACATTGCATAATTCATATTTTAGGTAATTGcctttttttatgaaaatactGCTTCATAGAGTGTTTCTGAAACCTTTTGTCATATGCCTTGTAACACAGGAATGTATGGAAtggttaaaaaatattatatatcttTCAGAAATACTAAATCTACTGTAGTGTTAAATAATAGTGTTAAGTAAtgttgaaatgttttcagaCAAGCATGTTTTCAAACAGAGTTGTGGTGTATCAAATCcacaataaatatattatacaaatgtttaaaagtCCCATGCATTAAAACTccagtacatgtttttttttacatttaaatttgcaattgatgaaaatctgatgCCACTAGGTGGCAGTGGGGAAAAACACAGATCTCAAAGCTATTAACTTTAATAAACTATAACAAAGACCTTTGTGATTTTGAGTATAACTACTTTATTAACTTTTCTGAGGAAAGAAAACTATTTAGTGTTGGAGTCATCAGTCAAAAATGATTACTGCTCAGAGCCCCTTGAGATGTGAATGGGAAAGAGGGTGATAAGGTGTAAAAGGAGATGTGAATCTGTTTCCTACTGGAATTTACCTCCTTGTGTTCCTCTGcacactgatgcagctccccagtctagcttaattggaaaaagatgtcAGAAGGAGGAATGTTTCACAAATGAGTTTTGCTTTTAAGACAAGGTTTTAAAAAGCCTTTTACACTATGTTTATGTTCAAAGTGaacatacaaaataatttaataggaTTTCCTTCAAGTGTTAACATTTAAAACTCAAACCTAATATGAATATCCTTGAATGAAGCTTTAAGTAAAGTGTTTAGTTCATTGTAAAGtcaaaagtattatttttattgccaGTAGATGCCAATATGATTCGTGGTCCAGTTCTATAACAGTATGGCGTCTATGTGAATTTGGCTTGCTCTTCTTATGTTTGAGGGGTGTTTCGCTGGGATCCTGTCATTTTTGCAAGGTGTAATACTGTCTTGCTCCATatcctgctgggataggctcctggtTCCCGTGAccgttactgagaaaaagtggcTATTCTGACGATGGATggccaaataaaaataataaagtgcaataactttattattaaaattaaacagttCACAGTGTTTAGTCCTACGGACAGTGACATGGTTACTTCACTAGAATACTAGCTTTAGAAAAGCAGATTGTTCCAGTAAATTATTTATTGCTTTTTGCTGGCTATACAGTTATTCATGATTCTCTGTTCTTTGTGAGTAGTTGTTGGtcatattaaataacatgaAGAACTAAAATGTCTCATCACAAAATTTGATTATAACAGAATATGAaagtttgtacagtacatgaaaatgaTCATGATTATTTGCATAGCAGATGGCCTTATCCAGGATGATTTAAAGTCTGCCAATGTTTACAGTGCATCAAGTGTAAGTACAAAACAAATGATAGATGTGATAATGTGCAAATACAGTTAATTGTattaatctatttttatttaattatcaaTAAGTGTAGCACAACAATGCTGCAAGTGCAGGTGTTGGATTCTTTTTAAACACCATGTGCAAATGTGGcacaaaaaaaagtaagaacTAAAATAAGAACTGAAACGATCCCAAGTGTAAACAGAGTTTTGAAGCAGGGTGGTAACTACTACTCTA is a window of Lepisosteus oculatus isolate fLepOcu1 chromosome 21, fLepOcu1.hap2, whole genome shotgun sequence DNA encoding:
- the LOC102691378 gene encoding guanylyl cyclase-activating protein 2-like; the protein is MEQPQCSIKMKTEEIDVAELQEMYKKFVVECPSGTLFLHEFKRFFGINPNCDASEYADSMFRAFDKNGDNTIDFLEYVAALNLVLRGKLEHKLRWSFKVYDKDGNGCVDKSELREIIQAIYKLKKNSRQDKATQFLTPDEVCERIFQIVDANGDGQLTLDEFIEGARKDKWVLTMLQLDINPYGWVLEQRRKSAMF